In Streptomyces sp. P3, one DNA window encodes the following:
- the gcvH gene encoding glycine cleavage system protein GcvH: MSNPQQLRYSKEHEWLSVAEDGVSTVGITEHAANALGDVVFVQLPEVGATVAAGESCGELESTKSVSELYAPVSGEITEVNQDVVDDPALVNSAPFEGGWLFKVRVTGEPDDLLSADEYTAYTAG, translated from the coding sequence ATGAGCAACCCCCAGCAGCTGCGCTACAGCAAGGAGCACGAGTGGCTGTCGGTCGCCGAGGACGGCGTCTCGACGGTCGGCATCACGGAGCACGCGGCCAACGCGCTCGGTGACGTGGTCTTCGTCCAGCTCCCGGAGGTGGGCGCCACGGTGGCCGCGGGCGAGTCCTGCGGCGAGCTGGAGTCGACCAAGTCGGTCAGCGAGCTGTACGCCCCGGTCTCCGGTGAGATCACCGAGGTCAACCAGGACGTCGTCGACGACCCGGCGCTGGTGAACTCCGCCCCCTTCGAGGGCGGGTGGCTGTTCAAGGTACGCGTCACGGGCGAGCCGGACGATCTGCTCTCCGCTGACGAGTACACCGCCTACACCGCCGGCTGA